From a region of the Methanobrevibacter sp. V74 genome:
- the glf gene encoding UDP-galactopyranose mutase has product MDDYKYVIVGAGLSGLTLAERIANELDEQVLVIEKRNHIGGNVYDFYKDDILIQKYGPHIYHTNHKDVHDYLSQFTKWIDYEHKVLSYVDGKLVPMPICIDTLNALYDLDLDEESMKKWIDEHKEDIDEIKSSQDVVLKNAGRDIYEKLFKNYTEKQWGTSAANLSPSVISRIPFRFNHDTRYFEDTYQGMPKEGFTQMCKNMIKSDEIHVGLNSDYKDYIHKINYSTLIYTGPIDYFYDYKYGELLYRCLNFVYDILDQDSYQETGVVNYPNDPYFTRITEFKKLTQQKVDGKTAIMKEYPGFNGEKCYPYPTKEYLDKFKLYEAEMEKEENVIFAGRLAKYKYYNMDLVVKDALDLFENQIK; this is encoded by the coding sequence ATGGATGATTACAAATATGTGATTGTTGGTGCTGGACTTTCTGGTTTAACACTTGCTGAGAGAATTGCAAATGAATTAGACGAACAGGTATTAGTCATTGAAAAAAGAAACCATATTGGAGGCAACGTATATGATTTCTACAAAGACGACATTCTAATTCAAAAATACGGCCCCCACATTTACCATACCAATCATAAAGACGTTCATGATTATTTATCACAATTTACCAAATGGATAGACTACGAACACAAGGTTTTAAGCTATGTTGATGGAAAACTAGTTCCAATGCCCATTTGCATAGATACATTAAATGCACTTTACGACCTTGATTTGGATGAAGAATCTATGAAAAAATGGATTGACGAACATAAAGAAGATATTGATGAGATAAAATCCTCACAGGATGTTGTCTTAAAAAATGCCGGTCGTGACATTTATGAAAAACTATTTAAAAACTACACTGAAAAGCAATGGGGAACATCTGCCGCCAATTTAAGTCCAAGTGTTATTTCAAGGATTCCTTTTAGATTTAATCATGACACACGATATTTTGAAGATACCTATCAGGGAATGCCAAAGGAAGGATTTACCCAAATGTGTAAAAACATGATTAAATCAGATGAAATCCATGTTGGCCTAAACTCAGACTATAAAGATTATATCCACAAGATCAATTACAGCACCTTAATCTATACCGGCCCAATTGATTACTTTTATGATTACAAATATGGAGAATTATTATATCGCTGCTTAAACTTCGTATATGATATACTGGACCAAGATTCTTATCAGGAAACAGGCGTTGTTAACTATCCAAACGATCCCTACTTTACAAGGATTACTGAATTTAAAAAGCTAACTCAACAAAAGGTTGATGGGAAAACAGCCATTATGAAAGAATATCCCGGATTTAACGGTGAGAAATGTTACCCTTATCCTACAAAAGAGTATTTGGACAAGTTTAAATTATACGAAGCGGAAATGGAAAAAGAAGAAAATGTGATTTTTGCAGGTAGACTTGCAAAATATAAATATTATAATATGGATTTAGTGGTTAAAGATGCACTAGATCTCTTTGAAAATCAAATTAAATAG
- a CDS encoding signal recognition particle subunit SRP19/SEC65 family protein codes for MITVWPQYLNKNLTLKEGRKIAKVDAVKEPTLNDIERALKRLGLTHTIQKEFSYPGKWYEKSGRALVEWDKTKLELIREVSLEIKKMRN; via the coding sequence ATGATAACTGTTTGGCCACAATATTTAAATAAGAATTTAACCCTTAAAGAAGGTCGAAAAATCGCCAAAGTAGATGCTGTAAAAGAACCTACACTCAATGACATCGAAAGAGCATTGAAAAGACTTGGATTAACCCACACTATTCAAAAAGAGTTTTCATATCCTGGAAAATGGTATGAAAAATCTGGAAGAGCCCTTGTTGAATGGGACAAAACCAAACTGGAACTTATTCGTGAAGTTAGTTTAGAGATTAAAAAAATGAGAAACTGA
- the recJ gene encoding single-stranded-DNA-specific exonuclease RecJ: MMQIPQLMSEQYREAKKIIQSSEDIKVYSHIDCDGICSGAILSTILDRLNKNHEIEFVNLDVLDNIDLDHDLTIFSDLGSGQLIDTNAKKSQKIIILDHHPPLRDLDYKNGKDYTYLEINPIHHGIDGSYYVCGGGLCYFLSKEFGYDDLSWIGVLSAIGDMQNTHSGHFEGLNKIIQQDAIDGGYLEVIENDINIYGRNTRPLFVALSYFNDVKLPITNNTSETMAILEELGIDEKNNRKTLNELTMEDKGKLYQKLSGMIAKEVPGNYVKYISQLIIGDSYTFLQESKDSFLRDASEFSTAMNACGRNHEEKIAMEVLKGDRVAALDELEVVNRDHRHNLAQSIEQVAEDADSNIVELENLQYFDGTGIKPEIVGTITGMILGYCNWKKPIIGFTQTDDGGIKVSLRCSRLLSYDGIHFGNIIRNIASKVGGSGGGHSMACGAYIPFDKKSEFIKQFNNSLEGKLTK; this comes from the coding sequence ATTATGCAAATACCACAATTAATGTCTGAACAGTACAGAGAAGCTAAAAAAATCATCCAATCAAGTGAGGACATTAAAGTTTATTCCCATATTGACTGTGATGGAATTTGTTCAGGCGCAATATTATCAACCATACTAGACAGACTGAACAAGAACCATGAAATTGAATTTGTAAATCTAGACGTGCTGGACAACATTGACTTAGACCATGATTTAACAATATTTTCAGATTTAGGTTCTGGCCAATTAATAGATACAAATGCAAAGAAGAGTCAGAAAATAATTATTCTAGATCACCATCCTCCATTAAGAGACCTGGATTATAAAAACGGTAAAGACTACACTTATCTAGAAATTAATCCTATTCACCATGGAATTGACGGATCATATTATGTTTGTGGAGGAGGATTATGCTATTTCCTTTCAAAAGAATTTGGATATGATGATTTAAGTTGGATTGGAGTCCTATCTGCTATTGGAGATATGCAAAATACTCACAGCGGTCATTTTGAAGGATTGAACAAAATAATTCAGCAAGATGCAATTGATGGAGGATACCTTGAAGTCATTGAAAATGACATTAACATTTATGGAAGGAATACACGTCCGTTATTCGTCGCCCTATCTTATTTCAATGATGTTAAACTCCCCATAACCAACAATACTTCAGAAACAATGGCTATTTTAGAAGAACTTGGCATTGATGAGAAAAATAATAGAAAAACACTGAATGAACTCACAATGGAAGATAAGGGTAAACTTTACCAAAAACTTTCAGGAATGATAGCTAAAGAAGTCCCTGGGAATTATGTTAAATACATCTCACAATTGATTATTGGTGATTCGTACACATTTTTACAAGAATCCAAAGACAGTTTTCTAAGAGATGCTTCTGAATTTTCAACAGCAATGAATGCTTGTGGAAGAAACCATGAAGAAAAAATAGCAATGGAAGTGCTGAAAGGAGATAGAGTTGCAGCTTTAGACGAGCTTGAAGTCGTAAACCGCGACCATAGACACAATTTAGCCCAATCTATTGAACAAGTTGCTGAGGATGCAGACTCAAATATAGTTGAACTTGAAAACCTACAATACTTTGACGGCACAGGCATTAAACCGGAAATAGTTGGTACCATTACTGGAATGATACTGGGATATTGCAATTGGAAAAAGCCAATTATAGGATTTACTCAAACAGATGATGGAGGAATTAAAGTTTCACTTAGATGTTCAAGACTTTTATCATACGATGGAATTCACTTTGGAAATATTATACGTAATATTGCAAGTAAAGTTGGAGGAAGTGGTGGTGGACACTCCATGGCATGTGGTGCATATATACCTTTTGATAAAAAGTCTGAATTTATTAAACAATTCAACAATTCTCTTGAAGGCAAACTAACAAAATAG
- a CDS encoding winged helix-turn-helix transcriptional regulator: MRAFKKRGALTHFQILSEISKQDPHLKQKDLAEKLGITVQAVSENIKTLMELGYITSKDGRSPYKITQDGIDKVKKDAINLRKYSDSVLETMNHYKTIWPAIAKENLDKDDIVGLFMEDGVLYAHKKEENATGVVLDDAEEGMDVALTNLTGIIDMGLGEVTVINVPTIKDGGSKSCDFELIKNIYEKGTNTGEKIDRIAIAGTVSRAVALKLGMPISIEYAAPQATANAARKGLNVLAICVGDMSKAFTRELENQKIKFNIIDGGK, from the coding sequence ATGAGAGCATTTAAAAAAAGAGGTGCGTTAACACATTTCCAAATATTAAGTGAAATTTCAAAACAAGACCCTCATCTCAAACAGAAAGATTTGGCTGAAAAGTTAGGGATCACTGTCCAAGCTGTTTCAGAAAATATTAAAACATTGATGGAATTAGGCTATATAACTTCAAAAGACGGTAGATCCCCATATAAAATTACCCAAGACGGTATTGACAAAGTTAAAAAAGATGCAATTAATTTAAGAAAATATTCGGATTCTGTTTTAGAAACTATGAATCATTATAAAACCATCTGGCCGGCAATAGCAAAAGAAAATCTTGATAAAGATGATATTGTTGGATTATTTATGGAAGATGGAGTTTTATATGCTCATAAAAAAGAAGAAAATGCAACAGGCGTAGTATTGGACGATGCAGAAGAAGGAATGGATGTTGCTTTAACTAATTTAACTGGAATAATTGACATGGGACTTGGTGAAGTTACTGTAATCAATGTTCCTACTATAAAAGATGGAGGATCTAAATCCTGTGATTTTGAACTCATTAAAAACATATATGAAAAAGGAACCAACACTGGTGAAAAAATAGATAGAATTGCCATTGCCGGCACTGTTTCACGTGCTGTTGCTTTAAAACTAGGCATGCCAATATCAATTGAATATGCTGCACCACAAGCAACTGCAAATGCTGCCCGTAAAGGTTTAAATGTCCTTGCAATTTGCGTTGGGGACATGAGCAAGGCATTTACTCGTGAACTTGAAAACCAAAAAATTAAATTTAATATTATTGATGGTGGAAAATAA